In a single window of the Globicephala melas chromosome 10, mGloMel1.2, whole genome shotgun sequence genome:
- the EIF3L gene encoding eukaryotic translation initiation factor 3 subunit L isoform X2 — MSYRPVVSPAMSLTRRYMRSRTSMRTDAVFLILYKELYYRHIYAKVSGGPSLEQRFESYYNYCNLFNYILNADGPAPLELPNQWLWDIIDEFIYQFQSFSQYRCKTAKKSEEEIDFLRSNPKIWNVHSVLNVLHSLVDKSNINRQLEVYTSGGDPESVAGEYGRHSLYKMLGYFSLVGLLRLHSLLGDYYQAIKVLENIELNKKSMYSRVPECQVTTYYYVGFAYLMMRRYQDAIRVFANILLYIQRTKSMFQRTTYKYEMINKQNEQMHALLAIALTMYPMRIDESIHLQLREKYGDKMLRMQKGDPQVYEELFSYSCPKFLSPVVPNYDNVHPNYHKEPFLQQLKVFSDEVQQQAQLSTIRSFLKLYTTMPVAKLAGFLDLTEQEFRIQLLVFKHKMKNLVWTSGISALDGEFQSASEVDFYIDKDMIHIADTKVARRYGDFFIRQIHKFEELNRTLKKMGQRP; from the exons GGGGGACCCTCCTTGGAGCAGAGGTTTGAATCCTATTACAACTACTGCAATCTCTTCAACTACATTCTCA ATGCTGATGGTCCTGCTCCCCTCGAACTTCCCAACCAGTGGCTCTGGGATATCATCGATGAGTTCATCTACCAG TTTCAGTCGTTTAGTCAGTACCGCTGTAAGACTGCCAAGAAGTCAGAGGAGGAGATCGACTTCCTTCGTTCCAATCCCAAAATCTGGAATGTTCACAGTGTCCTCAATGTCCTTCACTCCCTTGTAGACAAGTCCAACATCAACCGACAGCTGGAGGTGTACACAAGTGGAG GTGACCCTGAGAGTGTGGCTGGGGAGTATGGACGGCACTCCCTCTACAAGATGCTTGGCTACTTCAGCCTGGTGGGGCTTCTGCGTCTGCACTCCCTGTTGGGGGATTACTACCAGGCCATCAAGGTGCTGGAGAACATCGAACTGAACAAGAAG AGCATGTATTCTCGTGTGCCCGAGTGCCAGGTTACCACATACTATTACGTCGGTTTTGCATATTTGATGATGCGTCGATACCAGGATGCTATCCGGGTCTTTGCCAACATCCTTCTCTACATCCAGAGGACCAAGAGCATGTTCCAAAGGACCACGTACAAATATGAGATG ATTAACAAGCAGAATGAGCAGATGCACGCCCTGCTGGCCATCGCCCTCACCATGTACCCCATGCGTATCGATGAGAGCATTCACCTCCAGCTGCGGGAGAAATATGGGGACAAGATGCTACGCATGCAGAAAGGTGACCCACAGGTCTACGAGGAACTTTTCAGCTACTCCTGCCCCAAATTCCTGTCACCTGTAGTGCCCAACTATGACAACGTACACCCCAATTACCACAAGGAGCCCTTCTTACAGCAGCTGAAGGTGTTTTCTGATGAGGTGCAGCAGCAGGCCCAACTCTCAACCATCCGCAGCTTCCTCAAGCTCTACACCACCATGCCTGTGGCCAAGCTGGCCGGCTTCCTGGACCTCACCGAGCAGGAGTTCCGAATCCAGCTTCTTGTCTTCAAACACAAAATGAAGAACCTGGTGTGGACCAGTGGCATCTCTGCCCTCGATGGCGAATTTCAGTCAGCCTCTGAGGTTGACTTCTACATCGATAAG GACATGATCCACATCGCAGACACCAAGGTGGCCAGGCGCTATGGGGATTTCTTCATCCGGCAGATTCACAAATTTGAAGAG ctTAATCGAACCCTGAAGAAGATGGGACAGAGACCCTGA